One genomic segment of Deltaproteobacteria bacterium includes these proteins:
- a CDS encoding ethanolamine utilization protein EutA produces the protein MATAPRGSFSNANRHMQDEENLVLTSVGVDIGSSTSHLVFSRLELTLEGSRYRVSKREVINESEILLTPYVDDTRIDTEALEKFINGQYTKAKIRREEVDTGALILTGVAVRRRNARGIGELFAREAGKFVAVSAGDGLEATMAAHGSGAVAHSAKMGGVVLNIDIGGGTSKFAVCNNGKVQEVSAIDIGARLLAFDNDGVIVRIEEAGRKHAKWAGFEVALGQKPAQENLKKMVSGMMDKLFALLNPDAVTDDIKGLLRLPPLTYKGEIDCVMFSGGVSEFIYNRAKTNFGDLGPLIAEEVHKRSGSLGLLLMEPNARIRATVIGASQYTVQVSGNTIFISPDDAVPVRNVAVVAPQFPLDQDEFTKEAVRDALRAALQRLDLLHGRQPVAVAFHWDGSATFFRLQAFCSGVAEAMQEILAKGHPLVLVNDGDIGGIIGLHFQEELKFDKPIISTDGISLNDFDYIDVGALIPSSGAVPVVIKSLIFPASPEA, from the coding sequence ATGGCCACCGCACCCCGAGGTTCGTTTTCCAACGCCAACCGCCACATGCAGGATGAAGAGAACCTGGTTCTCACCAGTGTCGGCGTCGACATTGGCTCATCAACATCGCATCTGGTTTTCTCGCGCTTGGAATTGACCCTCGAGGGCTCGCGTTACCGTGTGTCTAAACGCGAGGTGATCAACGAATCGGAAATCCTCTTGACTCCCTACGTCGACGACACGCGCATCGACACCGAGGCATTGGAAAAGTTCATCAACGGTCAATACACAAAAGCGAAAATCCGCCGCGAAGAAGTCGACACCGGCGCATTGATTCTCACCGGCGTCGCCGTCCGTCGGCGCAACGCCCGTGGTATCGGAGAATTGTTTGCCCGGGAAGCCGGCAAGTTCGTCGCCGTCAGCGCCGGCGATGGCCTCGAAGCGACCATGGCGGCGCACGGTTCAGGCGCGGTTGCGCATTCGGCAAAGATGGGCGGCGTGGTGTTGAACATCGACATCGGCGGCGGCACCAGCAAGTTCGCCGTCTGCAACAACGGCAAAGTGCAAGAAGTCTCGGCTATCGATATCGGCGCGCGGCTGCTGGCCTTCGACAACGACGGCGTCATCGTGCGCATCGAAGAAGCCGGCAGAAAGCACGCCAAGTGGGCCGGCTTTGAAGTTGCGTTGGGGCAAAAACCCGCTCAAGAAAATTTGAAAAAGATGGTGTCGGGCATGATGGACAAGCTCTTCGCCCTGCTCAACCCCGACGCCGTCACCGACGATATCAAAGGACTGCTACGCTTGCCGCCGCTGACCTACAAAGGCGAGATCGACTGTGTCATGTTCTCCGGCGGCGTGTCCGAGTTCATTTACAATCGTGCCAAGACAAACTTCGGCGACTTGGGTCCTCTCATCGCCGAAGAAGTCCACAAACGCAGCGGCAGCTTGGGCCTGCTGCTCATGGAGCCCAACGCGCGCATCCGTGCTACCGTCATCGGCGCATCGCAGTACACCGTGCAAGTCAGCGGCAACACGATTTTCATTTCCCCCGACGACGCCGTGCCCGTGCGCAATGTCGCCGTAGTCGCGCCGCAGTTCCCGTTAGATCAAGACGAATTCACCAAAGAAGCGGTGCGCGACGCGCTGCGCGCGGCGCTGCAAAGACTCGATCTCCTGCACGGCCGCCAACCCGTCGCGGTCGCATTTCACTGGGACGGCTCGGCAACCTTCTTCCGCCTGCAAGCCTTCTGCAGCGGCGTCGCCGAGGCAATGCAAGAAATCCTCGCCAAAGGCCATCCGTTGGTTCTCGTCAACGACGGCGACATCGGCGGCATCATCGGTCTGCACTTTCAAGAAGAGCTCAAGTTCGACAAGCCGATCATCTCCACCGACGGCATCTCGCTCAACGATTTCGATTACATCGACGTCGGCGCGCTGATTCCATCATCCGGCGCCGTGCCGGTAGTCATCAAGTCGCTCATCTTCCCGGCATCGCCCGAGGCGTAG
- a CDS encoding cupin domain-containing protein: protein MDHPVESTFKEPTDKKTRAGFGKFLRPNTPYDDFMESQGIPIYRDIGVRRVQDLPRKPWKRLGGNGTFIQLLGTEGLWGCYVVEVPGAGALNPEKHLYEEQYLVVDGRGTTEVWVDGNPKKLTFEWQKGSIFAIPMNATHRIVNATSSPALLLAGTTAPNIMNNFGNEDFIFNCPYQFKDRFDPTDDYYKYKEEVTPDPVRGLAMRKTNIIPDVMGCELPMDNRRSPGYRRIEPHMAGQQFYFWIGQHETGRYSKAHAHGSAAVLICLSGKGYTYTWPSKLGTHPWEKGTIEEIRRQDYEPVGMVSAAPMSGNWFHAHFGASKEPLRLTAWFGPNAPGRERGRPGERAIDYGAIDMKDGGTAIPYNEEDPFLRKEFEETLAKVGAQSRMEPDLYKNSY, encoded by the coding sequence ATGGACCATCCCGTAGAATCGACTTTTAAGGAACCAACCGATAAGAAAACTCGTGCTGGTTTCGGCAAATTTCTCCGCCCCAACACTCCCTATGACGACTTCATGGAATCGCAGGGGATTCCGATCTATCGCGATATCGGCGTGCGCCGCGTGCAGGATCTGCCACGCAAACCGTGGAAGCGCCTGGGCGGCAACGGCACGTTTATTCAGCTGCTCGGCACCGAAGGACTGTGGGGCTGTTATGTCGTTGAAGTTCCCGGCGCAGGGGCACTGAATCCCGAAAAGCATCTCTATGAAGAGCAATATCTGGTTGTCGACGGCCGCGGCACCACCGAAGTGTGGGTGGACGGCAATCCGAAGAAGCTCACCTTCGAGTGGCAGAAAGGCTCGATCTTCGCGATCCCGATGAACGCCACGCACCGCATCGTCAACGCGACCTCGAGCCCGGCGCTTCTGCTCGCCGGCACGACAGCGCCGAATATCATGAACAACTTCGGCAACGAAGATTTTATCTTCAATTGCCCCTATCAATTCAAAGACCGGTTCGATCCGACGGACGATTACTACAAATACAAAGAAGAAGTGACGCCCGATCCGGTGCGCGGCCTTGCCATGCGCAAGACCAACATCATCCCAGACGTGATGGGCTGCGAGCTGCCGATGGATAATCGCCGCTCGCCTGGCTATCGCCGCATCGAGCCGCACATGGCTGGGCAGCAATTTTATTTTTGGATCGGCCAACACGAGACCGGCCGCTACTCGAAAGCTCACGCCCACGGTTCCGCCGCGGTGCTGATCTGCTTGAGCGGCAAGGGCTACACCTACACCTGGCCGTCTAAGCTCGGCACCCATCCTTGGGAGAAGGGCACCATCGAAGAAATCCGCCGCCAAGACTACGAGCCGGTGGGTATGGTTAGCGCCGCGCCGATGAGCGGCAACTGGTTCCACGCCCACTTCGGCGCCAGCAAAGAGCCACTGCGCCTGACCGCGTGGTTCGGTCCCAACGCCCCAGGCCGTGAGCGCGGTCGCCCCGGCGAAAGAGCGATTGACTACGGCGCCATCGACATGAAAGACGGCGGCACGGCGATCCCCTATAACGAAGAAGATCCGTTCCTGCGCAAAGAGTTCGAAGAAACTCTCGCCAAAGTTGGCGCCCAGTCGCGCATGGAACCGGATCTCTATAAGAATTCCTACTAG
- a CDS encoding ornithine cyclodeaminase family protein gives MTLIINNNEVEKLLTMEDTIAALEQGYLQLAAGEAVCRPRIDIRIPTSDPSKNYQWGTMEGGSTAGYFAIRMKSDVIYESKYNGVVTQEKYCMKPGLYCGLILLTSVENGEPLAFINDGHLQHMRVGADGGIGVKYLSNPEAEVVGIIGSGGMARTHMEAFMHVRKLEKLQVFSPTKENRERFGREMAAKYNIEVKVCSRPEEVYKGAHILAALTDSAVEVTDGSYLEKGAHIVVVGGSGKPDDKSLQKVDVYLRFGDTPAPTGHPELATDAENLGYEARPQQAKFGDGRRDRRKHGNSLPNKRVTLADLVSGKAKGRTSAEQITYSERGNLQGAQFHAVGGKVYELATRAGVGREIPTEWFLQDIRD, from the coding sequence ATGACGCTCATCATCAATAACAACGAGGTCGAAAAGCTGCTGACCATGGAAGACACCATCGCAGCGCTAGAACAAGGCTATCTCCAGCTTGCGGCCGGGGAGGCGGTGTGCCGGCCGCGCATCGATATCCGCATACCGACCAGCGATCCCAGCAAGAATTACCAGTGGGGGACGATGGAAGGCGGATCGACGGCTGGCTATTTCGCCATTCGCATGAAGTCCGACGTCATCTATGAGAGCAAGTACAACGGTGTCGTCACGCAGGAAAAATATTGCATGAAGCCTGGCCTTTATTGCGGCTTGATCCTGCTGACTTCAGTAGAGAATGGCGAGCCGCTGGCATTTATCAACGACGGCCACCTGCAGCACATGCGGGTCGGGGCTGACGGCGGCATCGGCGTAAAGTATCTTTCTAATCCCGAGGCTGAAGTGGTCGGCATCATCGGCTCCGGCGGCATGGCGCGCACGCACATGGAGGCGTTCATGCACGTGCGCAAGCTCGAGAAGCTCCAAGTCTTCAGCCCGACCAAGGAGAACCGCGAGCGCTTCGGCCGCGAGATGGCGGCGAAATACAACATTGAAGTGAAAGTGTGCAGCCGACCCGAAGAGGTCTACAAAGGCGCGCATATTTTGGCCGCTCTCACCGATTCCGCAGTGGAAGTCACCGACGGATCCTATCTCGAAAAAGGCGCCCACATTGTGGTCGTCGGCGGCAGCGGTAAACCCGACGACAAGAGTTTGCAGAAGGTCGACGTCTATCTGCGCTTCGGCGACACGCCGGCGCCCACTGGTCACCCCGAGCTTGCGACCGATGCTGAGAATCTCGGCTACGAGGCGCGGCCGCAACAAGCCAAATTTGGCGACGGCCGCCGCGATCGGCGCAAGCATGGCAACTCGTTGCCCAACAAACGCGTCACGCTCGCGGACCTCGTCTCCGGCAAAGCAAAGGGTCGCACCTCGGCGGAACAGATTACTTATTCCGAAAGGGGCAATCTGCAAGGCGCGCAATTCCACGCGGTGGGCGGCAAAGTCTACGAGCTGGCCACGCGCGCCGGCGTTGGCCGTGAGATACCGACGGAGTGGTTTTTGCAGGATATTCGCGATTGA